One window of the bacterium genome contains the following:
- a CDS encoding PmoA family protein: MEIIVKNCKRKFYNGIIKFDFDGEGIYVDKKENIYFQVDEEEKKMFFIDEFEENEEKNLNLEKIENSPEIVKVVENTKNEEVNVFINEELFTTYHYSEKVTRPFLNPVIGPDGKSVVRPPASEGNTENFDHIHHRGILVAHGDVNGTDNWSEEEGHGKTIHKKFISLISGPVFGKIHSLSDWVNNKGNKILQEERIITIYNLPKNIRIIDHKIILKATEGEVVFKDTKESGLLSIRVYPSMEVRNGGTMKNSYGAIGEEECWGKRANWCDYYGKIDETSCGISVFDFTENLRYPTYWHIRDYGLFTANFFGISDFSGDKRKSGTYILPAYQDLKLLHRIYIHSGTTEEGKVKEMYLNFIYPPKIEIK, translated from the coding sequence ATGGAAATAATTGTAAAAAATTGTAAGAGAAAATTTTATAATGGAATAATTAAATTTGATTTTGATGGAGAAGGTATTTATGTAGATAAAAAAGAAAATATATATTTTCAGGTAGATGAAGAAGAAAAAAAGATGTTTTTCATAGATGAATTTGAAGAAAATGAAGAAAAAAATTTGAATTTAGAAAAAATTGAAAATTCCCCAGAAATAGTAAAAGTTGTTGAAAATACTAAAAATGAAGAAGTTAATGTTTTTATAAATGAGGAACTTTTCACAACTTATCACTATTCAGAAAAAGTTACCCGCCCTTTCCTAAACCCTGTTATTGGTCCCGATGGAAAATCAGTTGTTAGACCTCCTGCTTCAGAAGGAAACACAGAAAATTTTGACCATATTCATCATAGAGGAATATTAGTTGCACATGGAGATGTAAATGGAACTGATAATTGGTCTGAAGAGGAAGGACATGGAAAAACAATACATAAAAAATTTATTTCTCTCATTTCAGGACCTGTTTTCGGGAAAATTCATTCTTTAAGTGACTGGGTAAATAATAAGGGAAATAAAATCCTTCAAGAAGAGCGAATTATTACAATTTATAACTTACCAAAAAATATTAGAATTATTGACCATAAGATAATTTTAAAAGCAACAGAAGGAGAAGTTGTTTTTAAAGATACAAAAGAAAGTGGACTTCTAAGTATCAGGGTCTATCCATCTATGGAAGTAAGAAATGGCGGAACAATGAAAAATTCTTATGGAGCAATTGGTGAAGAAGAATGCTGGGGAAAAAGAGCAAATTGGTGTGATTATTATGGGAAAATTGATGAAACTTCATGTGGAATAAGTGTTTTTGATTTTACAGAAAATCTGAGATATCCAACATACTGGCATATAAGGGACTATGGATTATTTACTGCAAACTTTTTTGGAATTTCTGATTTTTCAGGTGATAAAAGAAAAAGTGGTACATATATTTTACCTGCATATCAGGACCTAAAACTTTTACATAGAATTTACATACATTCTGGAACAACAGAAGAAGGTAAAGTTAAAGAAATGTATCTGAATTTTATATATCCACCTAAAATTGAAATAAAGTGA
- a CDS encoding Gfo/Idh/MocA family oxidoreductase, with amino-acid sequence MEKVKIAITGLGRSGWNIHAHLISQLPEKYEIIAVSDPDENRRKQAEEKFDCKSYEKFEDMLNNDEIEVVVVATPSHLHSSYSISALKKGKNVICEKPMATNLEDADKMIEVAKKEGKILTIFHNRRYSPDFLKVKEVIDTGVLGRIVLIKMMWHSFARRWDWQTLKKYGGGTLNNTGPHPVDQALQFFGEKEDPEIFCHMERTLTLGDAEDHVKIIFKGKISPMIDLEITSCCCYPEEPYLIMGTCGGLKGNYTKLQWKYFKVEKLPERKVQTQPTPDRSYNSEEIPWEKEEIWELPQNQHDYQLNFYIDLYETLKKNKPLKITPESARRVMWAIEKCHKIAGI; translated from the coding sequence ATGGAAAAGGTAAAAATAGCAATTACAGGGCTTGGAAGAAGTGGATGGAATATACACGCTCATCTTATTTCACAACTACCTGAAAAATATGAAATTATTGCTGTTTCTGACCCTGATGAAAATAGGAGAAAACAGGCAGAAGAAAAGTTTGATTGTAAAAGTTATGAAAAATTTGAAGATATGCTGAATAATGATGAAATTGAAGTAGTAGTTGTTGCAACACCATCTCATCTTCATTCTTCTTATTCAATTTCTGCATTAAAAAAAGGAAAAAATGTCATATGTGAAAAACCAATGGCAACAAATTTGGAAGATGCAGATAAAATGATTGAAGTAGCAAAAAAAGAAGGTAAAATTTTAACTATTTTTCATAATAGAAGATATTCACCTGATTTTCTTAAAGTTAAAGAAGTAATTGACACAGGAGTTCTTGGTAGAATTGTTTTAATAAAAATGATGTGGCACAGTTTTGCAAGAAGATGGGACTGGCAAACACTGAAAAAATATGGTGGCGGCACTCTTAACAATACAGGTCCACATCCAGTTGACCAGGCACTGCAATTCTTTGGTGAAAAAGAAGACCCTGAAATTTTCTGCCATATGGAGAGAACATTAACACTTGGAGATGCAGAAGACCATGTAAAAATTATATTTAAAGGTAAAATTTCGCCTATGATAGACCTTGAAATTACAAGTTGTTGCTGTTATCCAGAAGAGCCATATTTAATAATGGGAACCTGCGGTGGATTGAAAGGAAATTATACAAAACTCCAATGGAAATATTTCAAGGTAGAAAAATTACCAGAAAGGAAAGTTCAGACACAACCAACCCCTGATAGGTCATATAATAGTGAAGAAATACCATGGGAAAAAGAGGAAATATGGGAATTACCACAAAATCAACATGACTATCAATTAAATTTTTATATTGACCTTTATGAAACATTAAAGAAAAACAAACCACTAAAAATTACACCTGAGAGTGCAAGAAGAGTTATGTGGGCTATTGAAAAATGTCATAAAATTGCAGGAATTTAA
- a CDS encoding sugar phosphate isomerase/epimerase family protein: MKIGICNEMFENWDIEKIFYFIKEIGYEGLEIAPFTLGNSVDEIEKELIEKIKFLSKKTDIEIIGTHWLLAKPEGLSVSTNDKSVREKTSSYLCQLVHFTAEIGGKIMVFGSPKQRNIEKNQTYDEVKKNFIECLLKPLEVAEKENIYICLEPLAKSETNFINTAKEAIEIINEVGHPNLKLHLDVKAMCDEGKPIPEIIKESRRYLKHFHTNDKNLLGPGFGDVNYEPIIETLKEIGYNGYLSVEVFNFSPGAEVIARKSIEYLRKFL; the protein is encoded by the coding sequence ATGAAAATCGGGATATGTAATGAGATGTTTGAAAATTGGGATATAGAAAAAATTTTTTATTTTATAAAAGAAATTGGATATGAAGGATTAGAAATTGCACCATTTACTCTTGGAAATTCAGTTGATGAAATTGAAAAAGAACTAATAGAAAAAATAAAATTTCTTTCTAAAAAAACAGATATTGAAATTATTGGAACTCACTGGTTGCTTGCAAAACCAGAAGGCTTGTCTGTTTCAACAAATGATAAATCAGTAAGAGAAAAAACATCTTCTTACTTATGTCAACTTGTTCATTTCACAGCAGAAATAGGGGGAAAAATTATGGTATTTGGTTCTCCAAAGCAAAGAAATATAGAAAAAAACCAAACATATGATGAAGTCAAAAAAAACTTTATTGAATGCCTTTTAAAACCACTGGAAGTAGCAGAAAAAGAGAATATTTATATTTGTTTAGAACCACTGGCAAAATCAGAAACAAATTTTATAAATACTGCAAAAGAAGCAATAGAAATAATAAATGAGGTAGGCCACCCAAATTTGAAACTTCATTTAGATGTTAAAGCAATGTGTGATGAAGGAAAACCAATACCAGAAATAATAAAAGAAAGTAGAAGGTACCTAAAGCATTTTCATACAAATGATAAAAATTTACTTGGTCCTGGTTTTGGAGATGTTAACTATGAACCAATAATTGAAACATTAAAAGAAATTGGTTATAATGGATACCTTTCAGTTGAAGTTTTTAATTTCTCACCAGGAGCAGAGGTAATAGCAAGAAAAAGTATTGAATATTTGAGAAAATTTCTATAA